From the genome of Pseudoliparis swirei isolate HS2019 ecotype Mariana Trench chromosome 10, NWPU_hadal_v1, whole genome shotgun sequence, one region includes:
- the gramd4a gene encoding GRAM domain-containing protein 4 isoform X6: protein MAFCKMEDFTVDSFELLYSGAVDEIKSNLNLKEELRKLREETNVDSLRQELDRERSKRIDLEQKMNEVLKTRLEDSPPQPPRKQQSPSNNETADKQQKEVWSSRLQKWLHERFGVYIEDFRFQPEESTVEVEEPLSAKRLTENMRRLKRGARPVINFLRNLSALSNWHSVYTSAIAFIIYMNAAWHGWAIPMLLFLAILRLSLNYLIARGWRIQWSIVPEVSEPTEPPKEDLTVSEKFQLVLDVAQKAQNLFGKMADVLEKIKNLFMWVQPESTRKLYICLWMAFITSCVLPYKLMGFMMGLYAGIKFFIIDFLFKSCPKLRDKYDTPFIVWNSLPTDPQLKERTNATVLRRLSGTEKVGTLIQPVVSRNSLATIPCGVSREEEAGRSHSTKKGAFHEIFNLLESERPLAVCENGWRCCLINRDRKMPTDYIRNGVLYVTENYLCFESSSSRSTSSKKNKVIKLVDITDIQKYKVLSVLPGSGMGISIATPSTQKPLVFGAMIHRDEAFEAIFTQYVKIMTTTKPPASAEL, encoded by the exons ATGGCTTTTTGCAAGATGGAGGACTTCACCGTTGACAGCTTCGAGCTGCTTTACAGTGGAGCCGTCGATGAGATCAAAAGTAACCTCAACCTCA aggaggagctgaggaagcTGCGGGAAGAGACCAATGTGGACTCTCTGCGGCAGGAGCTGGACAGGGAGCGGAGCAAGAGGATAGACCTGGAGCAGAAGATGAACGAGGTGCTCAAGACCAG GCTGGAGGACTCTCCGCCGCAGCCTCCCCGGAAACAGCAGTCGCCCTCAAACAATGAGACAG CAGATAAACAGCAGAAGGAGGTCTGGAGCTCGCGCCTTCAGAAGTGGCTGCACGAGCGCTTCGGGGTTTACAtcgaagacttccgcttccagccgGAGGAAAGCACCGTGGAGGTCGAGGAGCCGCTAAGTGCTAAACG GCTAACAGAAAATATGAGGCGACTCA AGCGAGGAGCCAGACCCGTCATCAACTTCTTAAGGAACCTCTCCGCCTTATCTAATTGGCACTCCGTCTACACCTCAGCTATTGCCTTCATT ATCTACATGAATGCTGCTTGGCATGGCTGGGCCATTCCCATGTTACTCTTCCTGGCTATCCTGCGCTTGTCCTTAAATTACCTCATCGCCAG AGGTTGGAGGATCCAGTGGAGCATTGTGCCTGAGGTCTCTGAACCCACG GAGCCTCCCAAGGAAGACTTGACCGTGTCTGAGAAGTTCCAGCTCGTACTCGACGTTGCACAAAAAGCCCAG AACCTGTTTGGGAAAATGGCAGACGTTTTGGAGAAGATAAAGAA CTTGTTCATGTGGGTGCAGCCGGAGAGCACACGGAAACTTTACATTTGCCTGTGGATGGCTTTCATCACCTCCTGCGTCCTGCCGTACAAGCTGATGGGCTTCATGATGG GCCTGTACGCCGGCATTAAGTTCTTCATCATAGACTTCCTGTTCAAGAGCTGTCCGAAGCTGCGGGACAAGTACGACACGCCCTTCATCGTGTGGAACAGCCTCCCCACGGACCCTCAGCTCAAAGAGAGGACCAACGCCACCGTGTTGCGGCGG CTCTCTGGCACTGAGAAGGTAGGGACTCTG ATTCAGCCAGTGGTCTCTAGGAACAGCCTTGCCACCATCCCATGTGGGgtgagcagggaggaggaggcggggcgcTCCCACAGCACCAAGAAGGGAGCGTTTCATGAGATCTTCAACCTGCTGGAGTCAGAGCGCCCTCTGGCGG tGTGTGAGAACGGCTGGAGGTGTTGCCTAATAAACAGGGACAGGAAGATGCCCACGGACTACATCAGGAACGGAGTGCTCTACGTCACAGAGAA CTATCTGTGCTTTGAGAGCTCCAGCTCCAGATCCACCTCTTCCAAGAAGAATAAAGTTATCAAGCTGGTGGACATCACTGACATACAAAAG TACAAAGTGCTGTCGGTCCTACCAGGAAGTGGGATGGGCATCTCCATAGCAACTCCTTCCACTCAGAAG CCGCTGGTGTTTGGCGCCATGATCCACAGAGACGAGGCTTTCGAGGCCATCTTCACCCAGTACGTGAAGATCATGACCACCACCAAACCACCAGCCAGCGCGGAGCTCTAG